The genomic stretch AGCTCAAATAGGAGGTTTGATGGATGCTCCATTAATGTTGCAGACTATGATAATCCCTCGTGAAGTTGATGAACAAGCTCATAATTTAGACGTAGCAGAACAGTACTCTACAACATTTTACGAAGCCACTTTAAAAAGCAAACCTCCGAATAATGTTGTAGATATAATCAATATTATAAAAGATAGATTAAAAGATGAAAACCAATTTTATGGTCTAAAATTTACACATGATACTGATACCATATTTGTTAAAAGAAATAGAAATATGTATTCCACTTTAAAGACTCTTTTTGAGAAGCTTGATAAACAGATAGAGTTGGCAATAAAAATAAATGCAGTAAATCCCGATGAAGTTGTATCTTCTGTCTTAAAGACCCATATACTTCCAGATGCAATTGGAAATATGAGAGCATACACCTCGCAAAAATTACGTTGTAAATCATGTGGTAAAAAACATAGACGATTCCCCCTTAAAGGAGTTTGTCTCGATTGTGGCGGAAATTTACAACCAACAGTGACAAGAGCTTCAATAGAAAAATATCTGTCTCTCGGATTAAAATTGTCAGAGAAGTTCGAAGTAGGGGAATACATAAGAAGTCGATTTAAGATAATATCTGAAGAGATTTCATCATTATTTATTTCGAATGATAAAGGGACTCAACTTGAGCTAACAGATTTTTTAAATTGAAAGTACAATAATAAATTTAGCGTATTTTAATATATTCATAAGCTTTCTTTGTAGATTCGAAGCAATAATGTATTTTATCGAAATCTTTACGCAAATTTATAACATCTTGCTTTACTCTTTTTGGTTCCTCACCTTTAATCACAACCCTTGCAATCAGCTCAGCTATATGTTCCATATCGCTTTCTTTCATACCAAGTCTTGTACACTCTTGACTACCAAGCCTTATACCACCAGGATTTTGATAATGCCTATCGAATTTTAAATCATAAGCTAGTAAATTTCTGTTTAAGATTATATTTGCTTTCTCAAGCTGCTCTTCTAAATCTCCACCTAAACCATACTTTGTTACATCCACTATAATTACATGAGATTGAGTGAACCCTTTCTTTTCACCTAAAACTTGAAACCCTTTATCATAAAGAGCTTGAGCTAAAGCTTTGGAATTCTTAATAACTTGTGAAGCATACTCCTTACCAAACTCTAAGAACTCAGTAAAAGTAATGGCCTTCCCACATAGATGATGTAAATGATGATTACTAACATTTGAAGGAAAGGTCGCTTTTTTAATCAATTCAGCATATTTATCAAACGATAACACACA from Candidatus Methylarchaceae archaeon HK02M2 encodes the following:
- a CDS encoding serine hydroxymethyltransferase, with translation MAIELAKKLFRAEFADVRPVSGVCANLVVYTAFTDVGDTMFSLSIASGGHISTGRKLLGGTAGSVSKLNVEYFPFDIEEMNIDIDETKKKVKRITNEGKKVKLAMFGGSVLTQPHPLRELVDVFHEIGAKVCYDAAHVAGLIAGGKFQDPLNEGADVMSMSTHKTLFGPQGGCVLSFDKYAELIKKATFPSNVSNHHLHHLCGKAITFTEFLEFGKEYASQVIKNSKALAQALYDKGFQVLGEKKGFTQSHVIIVDVTKYGLGGDLEEQLEKANIILNRNLLAYDLKFDRHYQNPGGIRLGSQECTRLGMKESDMEHIAELIARVVIKGEEPKRVKQDVINLRKDFDKIHYCFESTKKAYEYIKIR
- a CDS encoding DNA polymerase II large subunit, coding for AQIGGLMDAPLMLQTMIIPREVDEQAHNLDVAEQYSTTFYEATLKSKPPNNVVDIINIIKDRLKDENQFYGLKFTHDTDTIFVKRNRNMYSTLKTLFEKLDKQIELAIKINAVNPDEVVSSVLKTHILPDAIGNMRAYTSQKLRCKSCGKKHRRFPLKGVCLDCGGNLQPTVTRASIEKYLSLGLKLSEKFEVGEYIRSRFKIISEEISSLFISNDKGTQLELTDFLN